TATAGGAATATCAAAGTTTCCTTGATGATTACTTACAAAAAGCACAGAACCATCTTCAGGAACATTTTCTTCACCTATAACATTAACTTCACATCCACTTAATACAAGTACTGATTTAGCCCACTTTTTCACCTTTCTATTAACAACTTCATCACGTTTAGCTATATTCCCTGACTTATCTAGTATCTTAACTCTAAGTAAAGATGGTAGTAGAAGAACTAAACTTACCCAAAAGTAAATAAACCATACTATCGTCCTTAACATAGCCTTTCCTCCTATCTAATTTGAATATTTACATTATAAATTTATTATATTTATCTAATATTTAAATAGAAAAATTAAAATACTAAAATATACTTTAAGTATGTATTCAAATAAAATCATACTATCAAATAATAATAACATATTTTTATCTTTTTTAATTGTATATTTTGTCAAAATGTTTATTTAAATTATAATATTAACCATTACTAATAATGAAAATTTAAAAAAATAACTAATATAACTCTTTACCTTACTAATTTGTATACATAAGAACTACATTCTAATACATAAATTAACATATTAAATAGGAGAAGTATTAGTTATATAACTAATACTTCTCCTAGAATATTAAGAATATAGGTTAGAATATTTATAATGATTATTATTACTTCTTATAATCTTATTATCTTATAATCTTTTAATTATTTTTTATGTTATAATTTTAATGGATGTAAATTTATTTTTAATTTTATTTTTTGCTTAAAATATACTCTACCCAGTATATTTTAAGCTTATTTTTTTACTATTTAAGAGCATTGTTTACCGCGTCTTTTATGCCATTGCTTGTAATTGTCGCACCTGATACTACATCTACATTAGTAGACTGTTTATCAACTATTAACTTTGGTATCTCCTCTACTGGTTTATTAGCATAAGATGGAGTGTCATCGTGTGAAATGACTTTTACATCACTTATTTTGCTGTCTTTAACATTTACCTTAACCTTGATAGTACTTTTAAATCCTTTTGCTTCTCCTGTATATTCTCCATCTTTATATGACTTTTCACTAGAACCTACAGAAGCTTCTAAAGATTCTATTTTCTTATTAAGATCATTGTTTTTCTTTTCTAAATCTTCAATCTTTTTTACTGTATCTTTAAGATTGAATGAAGCTATATAACTTCTAAAATTATTTAAATAATAAAAGTTTCCAATTAAAACTATAGCTACAATAAAACCTATAAATCCCATCATTTTATTTTTCATAAATTCCCTCCATTTATTTAATCCATTAAAATTATACATACAAAGTTAAATATTTCACTTTTTTGATTTTATAAGAGCATCATTTACTGCATTCTTTATAGCATCACTTGTCCATGTTGCACCTGATACTACATCTACATCTGTAGATTGTTTTTCTATTATTTGATTCGGTATAATTTCAACTGGCTTTTTAGCATAAGATTCTGTTTCATCATGAGATATAATTTTTACTTCTATTATTTTTCCTTTTTGTATTTTTACCTTGACCTTAATAATACTTTTATATCCTTTTGCCTTTCCTATATATTCTCCATCTTTATAACTACCATTATTTTTCATCACTATATTATCAGTACTAGCACGTACAGCTTGTGACTCTTCTAAATTACTAAAATTAGATATATCATTATAAAAAGGAATAATGAATATTAAAACTAACCATAGTAATAGTACTTCTTTTACCACGTATTTCTCAATTTTTTTATTCTTTATAGATGATTCTAATATTAATGTATTTGCAGATGGACATACTTTATCTTCTATACATTCCATACAAGATACACATTTTAAGTTATTTACTTCATCATATTTTGTAATATCTATTGCCATAGGACACTTTCTATTGCATTTTGTACAGCCAATACATGTTTGATCTTTTCTAGTTATCTTAAATATTTTTAACTTATTTAAAATCCCTAATAAGGCTCCATATGGACAAAGGTATTTACACCAAGCTCTTTCTATGAATATTCCTATAACTATGATGAAAATAAATAATGTTATTCCCAAAGCATTAAAATATCCTAAAGGTATATAAAGTAAAGAATATGTAGGATCAATAGTAGAAAGTATTAAATGATATCCATTTACAGTTAATATAATTACAAGTAAAAGTAATATATATCTTAAAACTGATAATTTTTTATCCATTTCTTCACTTAGTTTTAATTTTCTTTTGGACTTTGGAAATAACTTACTTGATATTTTATATATAAACTCTTGAAAAGCTCCAAATGGACATAGCCAT
The sequence above is a segment of the Gottschalkia purinilytica genome. Coding sequences within it:
- a CDS encoding FMN-binding protein, which encodes MKNKMMGFIGFIVAIVLIGNFYYLNNFRSYIASFNLKDTVKKIEDLEKKNNDLNKKIESLEASVGSSEKSYKDGEYTGEAKGFKSTIKVKVNVKDSKISDVKVISHDDTPSYANKPVEEIPKLIVDKQSTNVDVVSGATITSNGIKDAVNNALK
- a CDS encoding 4Fe-4S binding protein, which encodes MINKLKKRQNIQIFFFITLFTITISKTMELNILPDRLNALNTLCPIGGVVNTVDFFTGGMSLLKEDGLIILGSILITLILGPIFCGWLCPFGAFQEFIYKISSKLFPKSKRKLKLSEEMDKKLSVLRYILLLLVIILTVNGYHLILSTIDPTYSLLYIPLGYFNALGITLFIFIIVIGIFIERAWCKYLCPYGALLGILNKLKIFKITRKDQTCIGCTKCNRKCPMAIDITKYDEVNNLKCVSCMECIEDKVCPSANTLILESSIKNKKIEKYVVKEVLLLWLVLIFIIPFYNDISNFSNLEESQAVRASTDNIVMKNNGSYKDGEYIGKAKGYKSIIKVKVKIQKGKIIEVKIISHDETESYAKKPVEIIPNQIIEKQSTDVDVVSGATWTSDAIKNAVNDALIKSKK